The Euphorbia lathyris chromosome 3, ddEupLath1.1, whole genome shotgun sequence genome contains a region encoding:
- the LOC136223902 gene encoding CBL-interacting serine/threonine-protein kinase 25-like, whose translation METVQAEQVDGARHILFGKYEMGRILGHGTFAKVHKGKHLPTGESVAIKVIHKDHVKKKGLLEQIKREISIMHLVQHPHIVQLKEVMATKLKVYFAMEYVRGGELFAKVRKGKLKEDLARKYFQQLISAVDYCHSRGVSHRDLKPENLLLDENGDLKVSDFGLSALPEQHWNDGLLHTQCGTPAYVAPEVLRKKGYDGAKADIWSCGVILFVLLAGFLPFQNENLMKMYLKIFKADYEFPSWISQDAKDLISKLLVVDPENRIQFSEIRQHPWFQKGPIFKRIETEETDQKVVAEEKSAAATTTHNTPPVYNAFEFISSMSSGFDLSSLFESEKKAGSKFTSKCPAPMILTKLESTAKDLNFRVASDSDFNVKMQGKVEGRKGKLAMTAKVFEVAPEVAVVELSKSSGDSLEYTKFFEEDVKPALKDIVWTWQGETKNK comes from the coding sequence ATGGAGACCGTCCAAGCAGAGCAGGTGGACGGAGCTAGACATATCCTGTTCGGAAAGTACGAGATGGGAAGGATATTAGGCCATGGAACCTTCGCTAAAGTCCACAAAGGGAAACATCTCCCAACCGGAGAAAGTGTCGCCATTAAAGTCATCCACAAAGATCATGTAAAGAAGAAGGGATTATTGGAGCAAATCAAGCGTGAAATTTCAATTATGCATCTTGTCCAGCACCCACATATCGTCCAATTGAAGGAAGTTATGGCCACCAAATTGAAGGTATATTTCGCCATGGAGTATGTTAGAGGCGGCGAGTTGTTCGCCAAAGTCAGAAAGGGAAAGCTCAAGGAAGATTTAGCCAGAAAATACTTTCAACAATTAATTAGCGCTGTCGATTATTGCCACAGCCGAGGAGTTAGTCACCGTGATTTAAAGCCGGAAAATCTCCTCTTGGATGAAAACGGAGACTTGAAAGTTTCCGATTTTGGGCTCTCCGCCTTGCCGGAGCAGCATTGGAATGACGGATTGCTACACACTCAATGTGGAACGCCGGCGTATGTTGCCCCTGAGGTATTGAGGAAGAAAGGGTATGATGGTGCTAAAGCTGATATATGGTCCTGTGGTGTTATTCTATTTGTTTTGCTTGCTGGTTTTTTACCATTTCAGAATGAGAATTTAATGAAAATGTATTTGAAGATTTTCAAGGCGGATTATGAGTTTCCTTCCTGGATTTCACAAGATGCTaaggatttgatttcaaagCTTCTTGTTGTTGATCCTGAAAACAGAATTCAATTCTCTGAAATAAGGCAACATCCATGGTTTCAAAAGGGACCAATATTCAAGCGAATTGAAACAGAAGAAACTGATCAGAAAGTTGTAGCAGAAGAGAAATCGGCGGCGGCGACAACAACCCATAATACTCCGCCTGTCTATAATGCTTTTGAGTTTATTTCGTCTATGTCTTCAGGATTTGATCTTTCAAGCCTATTTGAAAGCGAGAAAAAAGCAGGTTCTAAGTTCACTTCAAAGTGTCCAGCTCCAATGATACTGACCAAGTTAGAATCTACTGCAAAAGATTTGAATTTTAGAGTGGCGAGTGACTCAGATTTCAATGTGAAAATGCAAGGGAAAGTGGAAGGAAGGAAAGGGAAGCTGGCGATGACAGCCAAGGTTTTTGAGGTGGCGCCGGAAGTGGCTGTGGTTGAACTCTCCAAGTCCTCAGGCGACAGTCTTGAATATACAAAGTTCTTTGAAGAGGATGTTAAGCCTGCGTTGAAAGACATAGTGTGGACTTGGCAAGGTGAAACTAAAAACAAGTAG